From one Microbulbifer sp. A4B17 genomic stretch:
- a CDS encoding ABC transporter ATP-binding protein, with amino-acid sequence MSAALSIHNLQKTYENGFQALKGISFDVQPGDFFALLGPNGAGKSTTIGIICSLVRKSGGAISIFGQDIDIDFAAAKRLLGVVPQEFNFSQFEKVFDIVVTQGGFYGMPRKLAEERTEKYLKQLGLWDKRATQARMLSGGMKRRLMIARALIHEPKLLILDEPTAGVDIELRRSMWSFLEKINQQGTTIILTTHYLEEAESLCRNIAIIDKGTIVENTSIKSLLKTLNRETFILDCAEYLAECPDLSGYEGRLRDNHSLEVTIEKGQSLTELFASLQRQGVTVTSMRNRANRLEELFLSMLSEEKMAGLEE; translated from the coding sequence ATGAGCGCTGCGCTTTCGATTCACAATTTACAAAAGACCTACGAAAATGGCTTCCAGGCCCTGAAAGGCATCAGTTTTGATGTGCAACCTGGGGATTTCTTCGCGTTGTTGGGCCCCAATGGGGCGGGGAAATCTACCACCATCGGCATCATTTGTTCCCTGGTGCGCAAGAGTGGTGGCGCGATATCTATCTTTGGGCAGGATATCGATATTGATTTTGCCGCCGCTAAACGCCTGCTTGGAGTCGTACCGCAAGAATTTAATTTCAGCCAGTTTGAAAAGGTGTTCGATATTGTTGTTACCCAGGGCGGTTTTTATGGCATGCCGCGCAAACTGGCTGAAGAGCGCACCGAGAAATACCTGAAGCAATTGGGGCTGTGGGATAAGCGCGCTACGCAGGCGCGGATGCTTTCCGGCGGTATGAAGCGCAGGCTGATGATTGCACGGGCTCTGATTCACGAGCCAAAGTTGTTAATACTGGATGAGCCCACGGCGGGAGTGGACATTGAGCTGCGCCGGTCAATGTGGAGTTTCCTGGAGAAAATTAACCAGCAGGGCACCACGATTATTCTCACCACTCACTATCTGGAGGAGGCGGAGAGCCTCTGCCGTAATATTGCGATTATCGACAAAGGCACTATCGTCGAGAACACTTCAATCAAGTCGCTATTAAAAACTCTCAACCGGGAAACCTTTATCCTGGATTGCGCAGAATATCTCGCCGAGTGCCCGGACCTGTCTGGTTATGAGGGGCGCTTGCGGGACAATCACTCCCTGGAGGTCACCATAGAAAAGGGGCAGTCCCTGACCGAGCTGTTTGCTTCACTACAGCGGCAAGGTGTAACAGTTACCAGTATGAGAAACCGTGCTAACCGCTTGGAAGAGCTGTTCCTGTCCATGTTGTCGGAAGAAAAAATGGCGGGGCTTGAAGAGTGA
- a CDS encoding ABC transporter permease, translated as MKGRLIWISFSTIYRREIRRFMRIWPQTLVPPVITMSLYFVIFGSLIGRRIGDMGGYPYIEFVVPGLIMMSVITNSYANVVSSFYSAKFQRSVEELLVSPTPNWVIMAGYVLGGVSRGLIVGLIVTLVAMFFTSLTVEHIFVTIAIVFLTAVLFSLAGFINAIFANSFDAISIIPTFVLTPLTYLGGVFYSIDLLSPFWQGLSKLNPILYMVNSFRYGILGVSDINVAGAFLGVLVFIALLASWGLYLMSHGKRLRH; from the coding sequence GTGAAGGGCAGATTAATCTGGATATCTTTCAGTACTATTTACCGTCGGGAAATCCGGCGCTTTATGCGTATATGGCCCCAGACCCTGGTACCGCCGGTAATCACTATGTCACTGTACTTTGTGATTTTTGGCTCTCTGATTGGGCGGCGAATAGGGGATATGGGTGGTTATCCCTATATCGAGTTTGTTGTGCCGGGTCTGATTATGATGTCGGTGATTACTAATTCCTATGCCAACGTAGTTTCGTCTTTTTACAGCGCTAAATTCCAGCGCAGTGTGGAGGAGCTCTTGGTTTCGCCAACACCGAACTGGGTGATCATGGCTGGCTATGTCCTCGGAGGAGTATCTCGGGGGTTGATAGTGGGGTTAATAGTAACCCTGGTGGCGATGTTTTTTACTTCGCTTACCGTCGAGCATATCTTTGTCACCATAGCGATTGTGTTCCTGACGGCAGTACTGTTTTCCCTGGCCGGGTTTATCAATGCTATTTTTGCCAATAGTTTTGATGCTATCTCCATTATTCCGACATTTGTATTGACCCCTCTCACATACTTGGGGGGAGTTTTTTACTCTATCGACCTGCTGTCGCCATTTTGGCAGGGTTTGTCCAAACTCAATCCAATACTTTATATGGTGAACTCCTTTCGCTACGGCATTTTGGGTGTTTCCGATATTAATGTTGCCGGGGCATTTTTGGGTGTCCTGGTATTTATTGCGCTTCTGGCATCCTGGGGGCTTTACCTGATGAGTCACGGCAAGCGACTGAGACATTGA
- a CDS encoding DcaP family trimeric outer membrane transporter: MEINTQSPVIPAVVIGLTPLFFSQYSFADVYVKADELVRVIEAQQRQLEEQQAQIQRQQADLEALRRQIEQMRQAPQPRPTLEVIPVQPVEAPVSKEELDDLQQQIEEIRQEIPPGSLPPPRAHSDQAVNDPSDIEDVIANASTEWSGSIPLLGTTMKAKLSGFAELDANYDTDAIISPAQFVPADIVTFDKTAAEGADGQTEFTVQTSRLIFETRQHWQGREFKTLISMDFLQDSSVTTPNPRMRKAYGEVSNALWGGSILVGQDWSTFADLEAVPNTLDFQGPNSAFGLRHSMVRWHRKYGSQYHFKVAIEAPDSQIFEDADEVARWPDAVFVLESELPKSQVQAGLVLRDLRASGDPDSAVSTTGWGLNLSGTFNMPGVLSKDVLYYSLSLGAGYSGLLNDAPPDAAYDFLDNSVEALNTTGWYLGYQHWWTPCLYTVATYGRVRQDNLDFQPGDAYKATQYRSINIVWLPFPRWLTGIEVLYGARKDKDGDRGSLVRTQFTTRMTF; encoded by the coding sequence ATGGAGATCAATACGCAGTCCCCAGTAATCCCTGCCGTAGTGATCGGTTTAACCCCTCTTTTTTTCTCCCAGTATTCCTTCGCAGACGTATATGTAAAAGCTGATGAACTGGTACGGGTGATTGAGGCCCAACAGCGTCAACTGGAAGAGCAGCAGGCCCAGATTCAGCGACAACAGGCAGACCTTGAAGCCCTGCGCCGACAGATTGAACAGATGCGCCAAGCACCACAGCCCCGCCCCACTCTTGAAGTTATTCCCGTGCAGCCTGTCGAAGCACCGGTGAGCAAGGAAGAGCTGGATGATTTACAGCAGCAGATTGAAGAGATTCGCCAGGAAATTCCACCGGGCTCACTGCCTCCTCCACGGGCCCACTCTGATCAAGCGGTAAATGATCCCAGTGATATCGAGGATGTGATTGCGAATGCGTCAACGGAGTGGTCGGGCTCAATCCCCCTGCTGGGAACCACCATGAAGGCGAAGCTTAGCGGTTTTGCAGAACTGGACGCTAATTACGATACCGATGCAATTATCAGTCCCGCTCAATTCGTTCCCGCCGATATTGTAACTTTCGATAAAACGGCCGCAGAGGGTGCAGATGGGCAAACGGAGTTTACTGTACAGACTTCCCGGTTGATTTTTGAGACGAGACAACACTGGCAGGGGCGTGAATTCAAAACTTTGATTTCTATGGACTTCCTTCAGGATTCTAGTGTGACTACTCCCAACCCTCGTATGCGCAAAGCTTATGGGGAAGTCAGTAATGCTCTGTGGGGGGGGAGTATTCTGGTTGGGCAGGACTGGTCAACATTTGCCGATCTAGAGGCAGTTCCCAATACCTTGGATTTCCAGGGGCCGAACTCTGCGTTTGGTCTTCGCCATTCAATGGTACGCTGGCACAGAAAATACGGTTCGCAATATCACTTTAAGGTAGCTATTGAGGCGCCGGATTCACAAATCTTTGAGGATGCAGATGAAGTTGCCCGCTGGCCCGATGCGGTTTTTGTGCTGGAGTCGGAATTGCCCAAGTCTCAGGTGCAGGCAGGATTAGTATTAAGGGATTTGCGCGCGAGTGGTGACCCGGACTCGGCGGTGTCAACTACCGGATGGGGATTAAACCTCAGTGGCACTTTTAATATGCCCGGCGTTCTTTCCAAGGATGTCCTTTACTACTCCCTTTCGCTCGGTGCGGGATATAGCGGTCTACTCAATGATGCGCCGCCAGATGCAGCCTATGATTTTTTGGACAACTCAGTAGAGGCACTAAATACTACGGGCTGGTACCTGGGTTACCAGCATTGGTGGACGCCGTGCCTTTATACAGTCGCGACCTATGGCAGGGTACGACAGGACAACCTGGATTTTCAGCCGGGCGATGCCTACAAAGCTACCCAATATCGAAGTATTAATATTGTCTGGCTACCTTTTCCCCGCTGGCTAACAGGCATTGAAGTTCTCTATGGTGCTCGCAAAGATAAAGATGGAGATAGGGGGTCTCTGGTACGTACACAATTTACAACGCGAATGACTTTTTAA
- a CDS encoding cbb3-type cytochrome c oxidase subunit I: protein MNNLDYGWLGKLNWDSLVFSGFLESPSVSEAVASVAGSIVILAAVAILALLTWFKVWGTLWRDWLTSTDHKRIGIMYIAFAIVMLVRGLLEGMVMRAQQAAAPDGFLYADHFAQLFSTHGTIMVFFVAVPFLVGLINFAMPLQIGARDVAFPVLNQISLAVTVSSGVLLMVSLVVGQFSTGGWSAYPPYTGADFSPGVGPDYWIWAIVFSGAGTTLTGINFTVTVYKCRGPGMHLFRMPLFCWTVLCASILMIFAMPPLSVAAIMLGLDRYLDFHFFTNDLGGNMMNYANLFWLFGHPEVYLLVLPAYGIFSEVFSTYSAKTLYGYKSLVIATMCIAILSFTVWLHHFFTMGQSPTINIAFGIATMLIAVPTGVKVYDWMATMYRGRIRFTTPMVYAIGFLILFVIGGLSGVILANPTVDFQVHNTLFLVAHFHNVLIPGVLFGILAGYNYWFPKAFGFRLNDKWGKRSAYLWFAGFMVTFFPLYGAGLLGMPRRSFSYGDLTFKPFMVVAFIGAMIVLAALITLIIQFLVSIRDRNKTRVPVGDPWDGRSLEWNSPAPVPAYNFVEIPKVTDRDAFTEAKEHGEAYKRPKVYRDIELPKNNPLGFILCVVSGILMFALVWYIWWLALISALTMLVAVIVSTFRKETEYIIPASQLEKDTEAWLALVEKSEPVGRDLEDSPRNVGLAKLEL, encoded by the coding sequence ATGAATAATTTGGATTACGGTTGGCTGGGCAAGCTCAATTGGGACTCCCTGGTATTCAGTGGATTTCTCGAGAGTCCCTCGGTGAGTGAGGCGGTTGCCAGTGTAGCTGGATCGATTGTGATCCTGGCGGCTGTGGCAATCCTGGCTCTACTGACCTGGTTTAAGGTTTGGGGGACCCTCTGGCGGGATTGGTTGACCAGTACCGACCATAAGAGAATCGGCATTATGTACATCGCCTTTGCGATTGTGATGTTGGTTCGGGGGTTGCTGGAAGGCATGGTAATGCGAGCCCAGCAGGCAGCTGCGCCGGACGGCTTTCTCTATGCGGATCACTTTGCCCAGCTGTTCAGTACACACGGCACTATTATGGTGTTTTTTGTGGCGGTTCCTTTTCTGGTAGGGCTTATTAACTTTGCCATGCCGCTTCAAATTGGCGCCCGCGATGTGGCCTTTCCTGTGCTCAACCAGATCAGCCTGGCGGTGACTGTTTCCTCGGGGGTTTTACTGATGGTCTCACTGGTAGTGGGGCAATTTTCCACCGGTGGATGGTCGGCGTACCCACCTTATACAGGCGCGGATTTTAGTCCTGGGGTCGGGCCGGATTACTGGATATGGGCCATTGTATTTTCTGGAGCAGGGACAACATTAACGGGGATTAATTTTACCGTCACAGTGTATAAATGCCGTGGCCCGGGTATGCACCTGTTTCGTATGCCGCTGTTTTGCTGGACCGTACTTTGTGCCTCCATCCTAATGATTTTTGCGATGCCGCCCCTCAGTGTCGCCGCTATAATGTTGGGATTAGATCGCTACCTGGATTTCCACTTCTTCACCAATGATCTCGGCGGGAATATGATGAACTATGCCAATTTATTTTGGCTTTTTGGTCATCCTGAGGTCTATCTGTTGGTACTGCCTGCCTATGGTATTTTTTCAGAGGTTTTTTCCACCTATTCTGCAAAAACCCTGTACGGCTATAAGTCCCTGGTAATTGCCACCATGTGTATAGCGATCCTGTCCTTTACTGTATGGTTGCATCACTTTTTTACCATGGGGCAGAGTCCGACGATCAATATTGCCTTTGGTATTGCGACTATGCTGATTGCGGTGCCGACCGGGGTGAAAGTTTACGATTGGATGGCGACGATGTATCGCGGTCGAATACGCTTCACCACTCCAATGGTTTACGCCATCGGCTTTTTAATTCTGTTTGTGATAGGCGGTCTTTCCGGTGTAATACTGGCTAACCCCACTGTTGATTTTCAGGTACATAATACCTTGTTCCTGGTGGCTCATTTCCACAATGTATTGATCCCCGGCGTACTGTTTGGGATTTTGGCCGGATACAACTACTGGTTCCCCAAAGCATTTGGCTTCCGGCTTAATGATAAATGGGGTAAACGATCAGCTTATCTCTGGTTTGCAGGGTTTATGGTGACATTTTTCCCGCTCTATGGTGCTGGTTTACTGGGGATGCCAAGGCGATCATTTAGCTATGGCGACCTCACTTTCAAGCCGTTTATGGTTGTCGCCTTTATCGGTGCGATGATTGTTCTGGCTGCTTTGATTACATTGATTATTCAATTTTTAGTGAGCATAAGAGACAGGAATAAAACCCGGGTTCCCGTTGGCGATCCCTGGGATGGCCGCTCCCTGGAGTGGAACTCTCCTGCTCCTGTACCGGCTTATAACTTTGTTGAAATACCGAAAGTTACCGATCGGGATGCATTCACTGAGGCCAAGGAACACGGTGAAGCCTACAAGAGACCTAAAGTCTATCGAGATATTGAGCTCCCTAAAAATAATCCCCTCGGATTTATTTTGTGCGTCGTCAGTGGAATTTTAATGTTTGCCCTGGTCTGGTATATCTGGTGGCTCGCACTGATTTCTGCGTTAACCATGCTGGTTGCAGTAATTGTGTCTACTTTCCGCAAGGAAACAGAATATATTATTCCTGCCAGTCAATTGGAAAAGGATACGGAAGCCTGGTTGGCTCTGGTTGAGAAGAGTGAGCCCGTTGGTCGGGACCTGGAAGACTCCCCGCGAAATGTCGGCCTTGCGAAGCTGGAGCTTTAA
- the cyoD gene encoding cytochrome o ubiquinol oxidase subunit IV produces MAKEPTFAQHLRLYITGYILSVVLTLAAFAAVLTIGREHKSVLLLVALLGVAQLAVQLKYFLNVTTQRDRRDNLALILFSSLILLIIVLGTVWIMGNLAVRMHTTM; encoded by the coding sequence ATGGCTAAGGAACCAACTTTTGCTCAACACCTGCGGTTATATATCACAGGCTATATTCTGTCAGTTGTTCTCACCCTGGCTGCTTTTGCCGCAGTGCTCACGATCGGACGTGAGCATAAAAGTGTCTTACTTCTGGTTGCGTTACTAGGGGTTGCGCAGCTGGCAGTGCAATTGAAATATTTCTTGAACGTAACAACCCAGCGGGACCGCAGGGATAACCTGGCGTTAATTCTTTTTTCTAGCTTAATTCTTTTGATTATTGTACTGGGTACAGTCTGGATTATGGGGAACCTGGCGGTGCGTATGCATACTACTATGTAG
- a CDS encoding cytochrome c oxidase subunit 3: MNPISSPKNPLSASNPHEAIHRDPDMVIFGFWVFMMSDLIFFGVVFAIYITMVGATAGGPGPKELFDFGSLFAQTMFLLTSSLTVGIATVMVKHERSRASFLFWVVITLLLGMGFLGLELYDFSVMAEKGGVPQRSGYLSAFFGLVPLHGLHVTFGCLWMIVLIVQVFTMGLCDVVKLRFLRLALFWHFLDLIWIGIFSVVYFGGWVYG, from the coding sequence ATGAACCCCATCTCATCACCGAAAAATCCGCTCAGCGCAAGTAATCCCCATGAAGCCATCCATAGAGATCCCGATATGGTGATCTTTGGTTTCTGGGTGTTTATGATGAGTGACCTGATTTTCTTTGGGGTGGTATTTGCGATTTATATCACCATGGTGGGTGCCACTGCTGGGGGACCGGGCCCGAAGGAGCTTTTTGATTTCGGCAGCCTGTTCGCCCAGACCATGTTTCTTCTCACCAGTAGCCTGACGGTTGGCATTGCCACGGTAATGGTTAAACATGAGCGCAGTCGCGCCAGCTTTCTCTTTTGGGTAGTGATTACCCTGCTGTTGGGAATGGGCTTCCTGGGGCTGGAACTCTATGATTTTTCAGTTATGGCAGAAAAAGGTGGAGTACCGCAGCGCAGTGGCTACCTGTCAGCCTTTTTTGGTCTAGTACCCTTACACGGTCTTCATGTGACTTTTGGCTGCTTGTGGATGATCGTCTTGATCGTTCAAGTCTTCACTATGGGATTGTGCGACGTCGTTAAACTGCGATTCCTGCGGCTGGCATTGTTTTGGCATTTTCTTGACTTGATCTGGATCGGAATTTTTTCCGTAGTTTATTTCGGTGGGTGGGTTTATGGCTAA
- the queF gene encoding NADPH-dependent 7-cyano-7-deazaguanine reductase QueF (Catalyzes the NADPH-dependent reduction of 7-cyano-7-deazaguanine (preQ0) to 7-aminomethyl-7-deazaguanine (preQ1) in queuosine biosynthesis): MTREDWQNLPLGQETTYESTYNPELLHPIQRSVSRAQLGLSAGALPFFGEDEWWGFELSWLNPRGKPQVAVARFSFPAESPCMVESKSFKLYLNSFNQSRFESWRLVQDALVRDLSAAAGMNVGVVLMDVEDAALAVEKPEGYCLDHLDIEVNQYEPAPALLALGDGEEDVSEILYSHLLRSNCPVTGQPDWATVVVEYKGPALKREALLAYIISFREHQDFHEHCVERIFCDLQKLAEFTELTVCARYTRRGGLDINPLRSTRIEKRLPPRFARQ; encoded by the coding sequence ATGACTAGAGAAGATTGGCAGAACCTCCCTCTTGGGCAGGAGACCACTTACGAATCCACTTATAACCCCGAGTTGCTCCATCCAATCCAGCGCTCGGTATCTCGCGCCCAGCTGGGTCTCTCTGCCGGTGCACTGCCTTTCTTTGGAGAGGATGAGTGGTGGGGGTTCGAACTCTCCTGGCTCAATCCCAGAGGCAAGCCACAGGTCGCAGTGGCTCGCTTTAGTTTTCCTGCGGAAAGCCCCTGCATGGTGGAGTCCAAGTCCTTTAAGTTGTATTTGAACTCCTTCAATCAGAGCAGGTTTGAATCCTGGAGGTTGGTGCAGGACGCCCTGGTACGTGACCTGAGCGCGGCGGCGGGAATGAATGTTGGTGTCGTGTTGATGGATGTGGAAGATGCAGCATTGGCGGTGGAGAAGCCAGAAGGTTACTGCCTCGATCATCTCGATATAGAAGTGAATCAATATGAACCGGCCCCGGCACTCCTGGCCCTCGGCGATGGTGAGGAGGATGTCAGTGAGATTCTCTACAGCCACTTGCTGCGCAGTAACTGCCCGGTAACGGGTCAGCCGGATTGGGCTACAGTGGTTGTGGAGTACAAGGGGCCGGCGCTGAAAAGAGAAGCGCTACTGGCTTACATTATCTCTTTTCGTGAGCACCAGGATTTTCACGAACACTGTGTTGAACGTATTTTTTGTGATTTGCAAAAACTAGCGGAGTTTACCGAGTTAACGGTGTGTGCCCGCTATACGAGGCGGGGTGGCCTGGATATTAATCCACTGAGATCAACTCGCATCGAGAAGCGTCTCCCTCCGCGCTTCGCCCGTCAGTAA
- a CDS encoding adenylate/guanylate cyclase domain-containing protein has product MQDQLEESTGRNINPRYSTYFRTLILFAAAGTLAYAVNWAAPWQLDKLVILGSAAFILAYTALAQFILYKAGDKIALKTRRCLSFLDTVLIGITISLADFTMLPSLLLVTMVQLNALTGGGGGRTWFEHNTGLLVGVAIGYLMHEPSLLVSADLTISTVSLICILAYLCAYAFFTHRQISQLKEANHSLMVEQRVSKVRSYKLSKYLPQKLWRSVTTGDEEALVAQRKLLTVFFSDIKDFSQLTEELEAETFTQLLNNYLSEMARIAGQYGGTIDKFIGDAVMVVFGDDESKGPKSDALRCVAMALAMRKRVREMKQEWYNKGISRPLQVRMGINTGYCTVGIFGTANYQSYTVMGTHVNLASRLEGAAQPGEILISHETWAMIKHTVMCRDKGHITVKGISTPVKVYQVTDLRKNLGGQQSYLEEHAPGFSMHLDLDKIRNYDKEKVLQSLQKAASNLKSKVII; this is encoded by the coding sequence ATGCAGGACCAGCTTGAGGAGAGCACGGGGCGGAACATCAACCCTCGCTACTCCACCTATTTCCGCACCCTGATTTTATTTGCCGCAGCCGGCACCCTGGCGTATGCGGTGAATTGGGCGGCGCCTTGGCAATTAGACAAGCTGGTTATACTAGGATCTGCGGCTTTTATCCTTGCTTATACCGCCCTAGCCCAATTTATTCTCTACAAAGCCGGCGACAAGATAGCGCTAAAAACCCGACGCTGCCTTTCCTTTCTGGATACAGTACTGATAGGCATCACCATCTCCCTGGCAGACTTCACCATGCTGCCCTCGCTGCTTTTGGTCACCATGGTTCAGCTGAACGCACTTACTGGTGGCGGTGGTGGTCGCACCTGGTTTGAGCATAATACGGGTTTGCTGGTTGGTGTGGCCATTGGTTACCTGATGCACGAGCCATCCCTGCTGGTCAGTGCTGACCTCACCATCAGCACCGTGAGCCTCATCTGTATCCTGGCCTACCTCTGCGCTTACGCCTTTTTTACCCATCGCCAGATTAGCCAGTTGAAAGAAGCGAATCACTCCCTGATGGTTGAACAGCGAGTTAGCAAGGTTCGCTCCTACAAGCTTTCCAAATACCTGCCACAGAAGCTGTGGCGCTCTGTCACTACCGGGGATGAAGAAGCCCTGGTGGCCCAACGTAAACTCCTAACCGTTTTCTTCTCAGATATTAAGGATTTCAGCCAGCTCACCGAAGAGCTGGAGGCGGAAACCTTTACTCAACTTCTCAACAACTACCTATCGGAGATGGCGCGTATAGCCGGGCAATATGGCGGCACTATCGATAAGTTTATCGGCGATGCAGTGATGGTTGTTTTCGGAGATGACGAGAGTAAGGGACCGAAATCAGACGCGTTGCGCTGCGTCGCTATGGCCCTTGCCATGCGCAAACGTGTGCGTGAAATGAAGCAGGAATGGTACAACAAGGGCATTTCGCGCCCGCTCCAGGTCCGTATGGGCATTAATACTGGCTATTGCACAGTTGGTATTTTTGGCACCGCCAACTACCAGTCCTACACGGTGATGGGTACCCACGTTAATCTTGCCTCGCGCTTGGAGGGCGCTGCCCAACCGGGAGAAATCCTGATCAGCCACGAGACCTGGGCCATGATCAAACATACGGTAATGTGTAGAGACAAAGGGCACATTACCGTAAAAGGTATCAGTACTCCGGTTAAGGTTTACCAGGTTACCGACCTGCGTAAGAACCTGGGTGGCCAGCAGAGCTACCTGGAGGAACATGCCCCCGGATTCTCAATGCATTTAGACCTGGATAAGATCCGAAATTACGATAAGGAAAAGGTCTTACAGTCCCTGCAAAAAGCAGCATCCAACCTGAAAAGTAAAGTCATTATTTAA
- a CDS encoding cytochrome c oxidase subunit II translates to MDWNVKALVVFLRTHVTWRRRVDVHALRRLYILPVLLSILLIPHLALASETFLMPLGPVAEEQKVHFFWAMALTMVAVLPVFILVPVILIKYRRKKGHGFYAPKWETYGPLEVIMWGVPFLVIIVLSVMLWRATARLDPYKEIQGVVPSVKVQVVGLDWKWLFIYPELDIATVGELVVPVHTPVSMILTSDTVMQSFFISALAGQIYVMPGMTTKLNFIGTQTGDTRGENTQYTGDGFVDQNFAVKVVTDEDFEAWVQKVRTGGILLNTENYNRLAQRNTKKQAYKALGNSQMPENTLYFNLPDTELFHEIVMRYHSGKPLSIEEQPGTRKFGQGEDDVEGAQP, encoded by the coding sequence ATGGATTGGAATGTAAAAGCCCTTGTGGTTTTTTTGCGAACACATGTGACTTGGCGGAGACGTGTTGATGTACACGCTCTGCGAAGGCTATATATCCTGCCAGTTCTCCTCTCCATTTTATTAATCCCCCATTTAGCCCTGGCTTCTGAAACCTTTCTGATGCCACTGGGCCCGGTGGCGGAAGAGCAGAAAGTACACTTCTTCTGGGCTATGGCACTTACCATGGTCGCTGTTCTTCCCGTTTTTATCCTGGTTCCGGTGATTCTGATTAAGTACCGGAGAAAGAAAGGCCATGGATTTTACGCACCTAAGTGGGAGACCTATGGCCCACTGGAAGTGATTATGTGGGGCGTTCCTTTTCTAGTCATTATTGTACTGTCAGTGATGCTCTGGCGGGCAACCGCTCGGTTAGATCCTTACAAAGAAATACAGGGGGTGGTTCCTTCGGTCAAAGTGCAAGTGGTCGGATTGGATTGGAAATGGTTATTTATTTATCCGGAACTGGATATTGCGACTGTAGGTGAACTGGTTGTACCAGTACACACCCCAGTCTCAATGATATTGACCAGTGACACGGTAATGCAGTCGTTCTTTATTTCTGCACTGGCTGGGCAGATTTATGTGATGCCGGGGATGACTACAAAACTCAACTTTATAGGCACGCAAACCGGCGATACAAGAGGGGAGAATACCCAATATACCGGCGATGGTTTTGTAGACCAGAATTTTGCAGTCAAAGTTGTGACTGATGAAGATTTTGAAGCCTGGGTACAAAAAGTGCGAACGGGAGGGATTCTCCTTAATACTGAAAACTACAATCGCCTGGCACAGAGAAATACTAAAAAGCAAGCTTACAAGGCCTTGGGAAACAGTCAGATGCCGGAGAATACACTGTATTTTAATTTGCCGGATACAGAGCTTTTCCACGAAATAGTGATGCGCTATCACTCCGGTAAACCGCTGAGTATCGAGGAGCAGCCCGGAACCAGGAAGTTTGGACAAGGTGAAGATGATGTCGAGGGAGCACAGCCATGA
- a CDS encoding DUF1499 domain-containing protein has translation MTESHWSNWLLRVQWILLLLIVLAAAALRFGVLHFSVVFKIFVFSGGAALVVALLSLFVFVWGVSKSKPLVRSNALWAALLGLLPVAIPLVTVGQGNFDVPRIHDITTDTRNPPQYQEVLKLRQKGDNSAEYGGEKVAELQREADIYADIMPLHVDFPIARTTEIAAEVAEDLGWKVVSYEPQRGHLEAVAKTPILGFTDDIVVRVSADEGGGSKVDVRSSSRVGVSDLGTNAKRIRQFLEELHLHALVLEGTGTGRY, from the coding sequence GTGACAGAATCACACTGGAGTAATTGGCTACTGCGCGTGCAGTGGATATTGCTGTTGCTGATTGTCCTCGCAGCGGCTGCCCTGCGTTTCGGGGTGCTGCACTTTTCTGTGGTTTTCAAAATCTTTGTGTTTTCCGGCGGTGCGGCACTGGTGGTTGCATTGCTGAGTCTGTTTGTCTTTGTCTGGGGGGTGAGTAAAAGCAAGCCGTTAGTACGAAGCAATGCCCTGTGGGCGGCACTACTGGGATTATTGCCGGTTGCGATACCCCTGGTGACAGTGGGGCAGGGTAACTTCGATGTGCCGAGGATTCACGATATCACCACCGATACCCGCAATCCCCCCCAGTACCAAGAGGTATTGAAGTTGCGCCAGAAAGGCGACAACAGTGCCGAATACGGTGGAGAGAAGGTGGCCGAATTGCAGCGAGAAGCGGATATATATGCCGATATAATGCCATTGCACGTGGACTTCCCGATAGCTCGTACCACTGAGATCGCTGCTGAAGTGGCTGAAGATCTGGGTTGGAAAGTGGTTTCCTATGAGCCCCAGCGGGGCCATCTGGAGGCTGTGGCGAAAACACCGATTCTCGGTTTTACGGACGATATCGTTGTGCGGGTCAGCGCTGACGAGGGCGGTGGTTCCAAAGTTGACGTGCGTTCCAGTTCCCGTGTTGGGGTGAGTGACCTGGGTACCAATGCTAAACGCATTCGCCAGTTTCTGGAAGAATTACACTTGCACGCACTGGTGCTTGAGGGAACCGGTACAGGGCGGTACTAG